In Sphingomonas sp. SUN019, one genomic interval encodes:
- a CDS encoding tryptophan halogenase family protein: protein MKQLKRILIAGGGSAGWMTAAMMSRLFQGLYEIILIESDEIGTVGVGEATIPAIKKFNELLGLDENEFLQRTQGTFKLGIRFIDWLRPGSSYTHGFGVIGQDLEWLRCHQYWLKMHAAGRASPLDHFSINTAAVHQNKFMRARPDQPQSPIGQIANAFHFDAGLYAAYLADYAQARGVQRREGKIGEVSLDPADGFVRSITMTDGEVIEADLFIDCSGFRGLIIEQALEAGYEDWNHWLPCDRAIAVPSERSADFTPYTRSTARPAGWQWRIPLQHRTGNGHVYASRWMDDADAETILFDTLDAPAAGDPRRLRFVPGKRNRAWVKNCVAIGLAGGFLEPLESTGLHLIQSAILRLVRLLPDAGFDDANIAEFNRQTDFEYERIRDFIILHYKATERGDTPFWRHVRDMQVPATLQRKIDLFAANGRIFREDDELFAEESWIQVFIGQGIIPTGYDPLVDIKSEDEIAAYLGNIEQVIARCVDVMPSHADYVAKVCPAPPLPVSAASRPGQRLAASR from the coding sequence ATGAAACAGCTCAAGCGCATCCTGATCGCGGGCGGCGGTTCCGCCGGCTGGATGACCGCCGCGATGATGAGCCGGCTGTTCCAGGGGCTGTACGAGATCATCCTGATCGAATCCGACGAGATCGGCACCGTCGGCGTCGGCGAGGCGACGATTCCTGCGATCAAGAAATTCAACGAACTGCTCGGGCTCGACGAGAACGAGTTCCTTCAGCGCACGCAGGGGACGTTCAAGCTCGGCATCCGCTTCATCGACTGGCTGCGGCCGGGGAGCAGCTACACCCACGGTTTCGGGGTCATCGGGCAGGATCTCGAATGGCTGCGCTGCCACCAGTACTGGCTGAAGATGCACGCGGCTGGCCGCGCCAGCCCGCTCGACCATTTCTCGATCAACACCGCCGCCGTCCACCAGAACAAGTTCATGCGCGCGCGTCCCGATCAGCCGCAGTCGCCGATCGGGCAGATCGCCAACGCCTTCCATTTCGATGCGGGCCTCTATGCCGCCTATCTCGCGGACTATGCGCAGGCGCGCGGCGTGCAGCGGCGCGAAGGCAAAATCGGTGAAGTGTCGCTCGACCCGGCGGACGGATTCGTCCGGTCGATCACGATGACCGACGGCGAGGTGATCGAAGCCGACCTTTTCATCGACTGCTCGGGCTTTCGCGGACTCATCATCGAACAGGCGCTGGAGGCGGGTTACGAGGACTGGAATCACTGGCTGCCGTGCGACCGCGCGATCGCGGTGCCGTCCGAACGCTCCGCAGATTTCACCCCCTACACCCGCTCCACCGCTCGGCCCGCCGGGTGGCAGTGGCGCATCCCGCTCCAGCACCGCACCGGCAACGGCCATGTCTACGCCAGCCGCTGGATGGACGACGCGGATGCCGAAACGATCCTGTTCGACACGCTCGACGCGCCCGCCGCGGGCGATCCGCGCCGCCTGCGCTTCGTCCCCGGCAAGCGCAATCGCGCGTGGGTGAAGAACTGCGTCGCGATCGGGCTGGCGGGCGGCTTCCTCGAACCGCTTGAATCGACCGGCCTTCACCTGATCCAGTCCGCCATCCTGCGCCTCGTCCGCCTGCTGCCCGACGCTGGGTTCGACGACGCGAATATCGCCGAGTTCAACCGCCAGACCGATTTCGAATACGAACGCATCCGCGACTTCATCATCCTCCACTATAAGGCGACCGAGCGCGGCGACACGCCGTTCTGGCGCCACGTCCGCGACATGCAGGTGCCCGCGACCCTCCAGCGCAAGATCGACCTGTTCGCCGCCAACGGCCGCATCTTCCGCGAGGACGACGAGCTGTTCGCGGAGGAGAGCTGGATTCAGGTCTTCATCGGCCAGGGGATCATCCCCACGGGCTACGACCCGCTGGTAGACATCAAGTCGGAGGACGAGATCGCCGCCTATCTCGGCAATATCGAACAGGTGATCGCCCGCTGCGTCGACGTGATGCCGAGCCATGCCGACTATGTTGCGAAGGTCTGCCCCGCGCCTCCGCTTCCGGTCAGCGCGGCGTCTCGCCCCGGCCAGCGCCTTGCAGCTTCGCGATAA
- a CDS encoding glycoside hydrolase family 30 beta sandwich domain-containing protein: MRIVVAAALLAVGAAPAPKLSEAWLTTGDGKQRLARVALTPPAPDALRIEIDPSQRFQTMVGFGAAITDASGILIAGMKPAPRAALMRDLFGTAPGQLGLGFTRLTIGASDFSPTHYSFDDMPPGQRDPELRRFSIQPNRADVLPVVKQALAINPRLVVMASPWSPPAWMKTGDSLIGGTLRPDAYTLYARYFVRYLQAYAAEGVAMRYLTIQNEPDFSPDSYPGMKWPAADRARFVGDHLGPALAAARIDTGILERDHNWDQLQQPLTALANPAAARFITGVAWHCYGGDVSAQAKFHAAHPDKETFFTECSGGGWRPGWQAGFSDTIRNLMIGSTRNWAKGVLLWNLALDPKAGPRKGGCDNCRGVVTIEPKTGAVTRNLEYYALGHLSRFVRPGAVRIASTTVEVDVETVAFRNPDKSTVALLYNVSSKAARNLSVRLDNRVIGLRLPAGAAITLRI, encoded by the coding sequence GTGAGGATTGTCGTCGCCGCCGCGCTGCTGGCGGTCGGCGCGGCGCCAGCGCCGAAGCTTTCCGAAGCCTGGCTCACCACCGGCGACGGCAAACAGCGGCTCGCGCGCGTCGCGCTCACCCCACCCGCCCCCGACGCGCTCCGCATCGAGATCGACCCGTCGCAGCGTTTCCAGACGATGGTCGGCTTCGGCGCGGCGATCACCGATGCGTCGGGCATATTGATCGCGGGGATGAAGCCAGCGCCTCGCGCCGCTCTGATGCGCGACCTGTTCGGCACCGCGCCCGGCCAACTCGGCCTCGGCTTCACCCGCCTCACGATCGGCGCGTCCGATTTCTCGCCGACGCATTACAGCTTCGACGATATGCCGCCGGGTCAGCGGGATCCGGAATTGCGGCGGTTCTCGATCCAACCCAACCGCGCCGACGTCCTCCCCGTCGTCAAACAGGCGCTCGCCATCAACCCGCGGCTCGTCGTCATGGCCAGCCCGTGGAGCCCGCCCGCGTGGATGAAGACCGGCGATTCGCTGATCGGCGGCACACTCCGTCCCGACGCCTACACGCTCTACGCACGCTATTTCGTCCGCTACCTTCAAGCTTATGCCGCGGAGGGCGTGGCGATGCGCTACTTGACGATCCAGAACGAACCCGATTTCTCCCCCGACAGCTATCCCGGCATGAAATGGCCCGCCGCCGACCGCGCGCGCTTCGTCGGGGATCATCTCGGCCCCGCGCTCGCCGCCGCCCGGATCGACACCGGCATCCTCGAACGGGACCACAATTGGGACCAGCTGCAACAGCCGCTGACCGCGCTCGCCAACCCCGCCGCCGCGCGATTCATCACGGGGGTTGCGTGGCACTGCTACGGCGGCGACGTCTCCGCGCAGGCCAAGTTCCACGCCGCACATCCTGACAAGGAAACGTTTTTCACCGAATGTTCGGGCGGCGGGTGGCGGCCCGGCTGGCAGGCGGGCTTTTCCGACACGATCCGCAACCTGATGATTGGATCAACGCGCAACTGGGCTAAAGGAGTTCTGCTCTGGAACCTGGCGCTCGATCCAAAGGCGGGACCGCGCAAGGGCGGCTGCGACAATTGCCGCGGGGTGGTGACGATCGAGCCCAAGACCGGCGCGGTTACACGGAACCTGGAGTATTATGCGCTCGGGCACCTGAGCCGCTTCGTCCGGCCGGGGGCGGTGCGGATCGCCTCGACCACGGTGGAAGTGGACGTGGAGACGGTGGCGTTTCGCAATCCGGACAAATCGACAGTGGCGCTGCTGTACAACGTGTCGAGCAAGGCGGCGCGGAACTTGTCGGTGAGGCTAGATAACCGAGTGATCGGTTTGCGGTTGCCGGCCGGCGCGGCAATAACGCTCAGGATATAG
- a CDS encoding DUF6445 family protein yields the protein MTPSVAVERVGREEQPIVVIDGFAPDPDALVDAAAATHLTPAGEYYPGPRAPAPTDYFASVGGLVAAAVRKVFGHHEHLAVDRALFSLATTPPEQLVLAQRIPHVDSVEPGRIAIVHYLSRADFGGTRFFRHRSTGFETIDAARHRVWLDALAADFAGEGEPPPGYIDENAVLFETIATIKPAWNRAILYRSSLLHCAAIPNDIALPGDPRTGRLTIASFLTAR from the coding sequence GTGACCCCAAGCGTCGCGGTGGAGCGGGTCGGGCGCGAGGAGCAGCCGATCGTCGTCATCGACGGCTTCGCGCCCGATCCCGATGCGCTGGTCGATGCAGCCGCCGCCACGCACCTGACGCCAGCCGGCGAATATTACCCCGGCCCGCGCGCACCCGCCCCGACCGATTACTTCGCCAGCGTCGGTGGTCTTGTGGCGGCGGCCGTGCGCAAGGTGTTCGGCCATCACGAGCACCTCGCGGTTGATCGCGCGCTGTTCTCGCTCGCCACCACGCCGCCCGAGCAGCTGGTGCTCGCCCAGCGTATCCCGCACGTCGATTCGGTCGAACCGGGCCGCATCGCGATCGTCCACTATCTGTCGCGCGCGGACTTCGGCGGCACGCGCTTCTTCCGTCACCGTTCCACCGGATTCGAGACGATCGACGCCGCGCGCCACCGCGTCTGGCTCGACGCGCTCGCCGCCGATTTCGCGGGCGAAGGCGAGCCGCCGCCCGGCTATATCGATGAGAACGCGGTGCTGTTCGAAACGATCGCCACGATTAAGCCCGCCTGGAACCGCGCAATTCTCTATCGTTCCAGCCTGTTGCATTGCGCCGCGATCCCGAACGATATCGCGCTGCCCGGCGATCCGCGTACCGGGCGGTTGACCATCGCCAGCTTCCTCACCGCGCGCTGA
- a CDS encoding TonB-dependent receptor, with amino-acid sequence MGLYNTRNVAVGYTASKALYLTASALAIAAAIPATAQEASAPAQPPGQAADDQAADGDIVVTGIRRGIADSIDLKKNQTSIVEAISAEDIGKLPDVSIAESIARLPGLAAQRVNGRAQVISIRGLAPDFTTTLLNGRQQASSGDNRAVEFDQYPSELLSSVVIYKTPDAQIAGFGLSGTADLRTVRPLEFGKQAFAVNVRGEKTEGKRLNQDLRNWGGRASVSYIDQFADGTLGVAFGYAHLDSPSQTKHYKAYGYEAFGDQTDANGNPINVVQPDSADGALLLNGQEAFLTSRLNKRDAFIGILEWQPSDNFHSTIDAYYSTFAQREITRGAQWFSNPFSSAPVGPISISDNMVFTNVQAEDRDGSKFAASGTQNNVVPIIRNDYNKRQDNLVSIGWNNEFKLDERTKFFTDLSYSRNHRTEQIAETYAGYGLGVGGVSPDNGTIGRTFDNIGFAAPADNFPTYDPGLDYADASKVSLGDRAPWGGWGHDGAIRFPEVTESVYALDLRLNHDLDGFFDGIDVGVNYTHRSKDKFVDDNDLFLNNGRQQTLVDPSDLVSSSDLGFVGFGKVLSVDLRSALDKYYTVSPIRDANFFDKNWAITEDVVTWYGKLNIDWGRLKGNAGVQIINQTQRSSGVIINGANPINRTDGASYTDILPSLNLIYDFGGGFRLRLAASKTTARPRMDDLRANVSPGFNGNVCSGQTCSPGQVVNPWSASGGNPRLKPWRADALDASFEWYVNPTTYFAVAGFYKKLNTYIYQQSGTFDFTGIPIPAGPVPPADVIISPIGQITLPANGKGGTIKGLEFSGSFNFGTVTSFLDGFGVLGSLSLTKSNLNPTSNPDPTQEVRIPGLSGTIYNVTAFYERGGFQARVSQRYRSAFKGEVVQLFATRGFTEILADKQVDAQIGYTIPGGALEGLGVLFQVNNLTDSPYRTRLGLDGGGTTTANGGSLLETYEKYGRQYLLGFNYRF; translated from the coding sequence ATGGGGCTCTACAACACGCGCAACGTCGCGGTCGGATATACTGCTTCCAAGGCGTTGTACTTGACGGCGTCGGCGCTTGCGATCGCCGCTGCAATTCCCGCGACGGCGCAGGAGGCGAGCGCGCCCGCGCAACCGCCGGGGCAGGCCGCCGACGATCAGGCCGCCGACGGCGACATCGTCGTCACCGGCATCCGCCGCGGCATCGCGGATTCGATCGACCTGAAGAAGAACCAGACGTCGATAGTCGAGGCAATCTCGGCCGAGGATATCGGCAAGCTGCCCGACGTGTCGATCGCGGAATCGATCGCGCGCCTGCCGGGTCTGGCAGCGCAGCGCGTCAACGGCCGCGCGCAGGTGATCTCGATCCGCGGCCTCGCCCCCGATTTCACGACCACGCTGCTGAACGGCCGCCAGCAGGCGAGTTCGGGCGACAACCGCGCGGTCGAATTCGACCAATATCCCTCCGAACTGCTCTCCAGCGTCGTCATCTACAAGACGCCCGATGCACAGATCGCCGGTTTCGGCCTGTCGGGCACCGCCGACCTGCGCACCGTCCGTCCGCTCGAATTCGGCAAGCAGGCATTCGCGGTCAACGTCCGCGGGGAGAAGACCGAGGGAAAGCGCCTCAATCAGGATCTGCGCAACTGGGGCGGCCGCGCGAGCGTCAGCTATATCGACCAGTTCGCCGACGGCACGCTGGGCGTAGCGTTCGGCTATGCGCACCTCGATTCACCGTCGCAGACCAAGCATTACAAGGCCTATGGATACGAAGCGTTCGGCGACCAGACCGACGCCAACGGCAATCCGATCAACGTGGTTCAGCCCGACAGCGCCGACGGCGCGCTGCTGTTGAACGGCCAGGAAGCTTTCCTGACGTCGCGCCTCAACAAGCGCGACGCGTTCATCGGCATCCTCGAATGGCAGCCGAGCGACAATTTCCATTCGACGATCGACGCTTATTATTCGACGTTCGCCCAACGGGAGATCACGCGCGGCGCGCAGTGGTTCTCCAATCCGTTCAGCAGTGCGCCGGTCGGCCCCATTTCGATCTCGGATAATATGGTCTTCACGAACGTGCAGGCCGAGGATCGCGACGGTTCGAAGTTTGCAGCTTCGGGCACGCAGAACAACGTCGTGCCGATCATCCGCAACGATTATAACAAGCGGCAGGACAACCTGGTCTCGATCGGCTGGAACAACGAATTCAAGCTCGACGAGCGGACGAAGTTCTTCACCGACCTCTCCTATTCGCGCAATCATCGCACCGAACAGATTGCGGAGACCTATGCGGGCTACGGCTTGGGTGTGGGCGGCGTGTCCCCGGACAACGGCACGATCGGGCGGACGTTCGACAACATCGGCTTCGCCGCGCCGGCCGATAATTTCCCGACCTACGATCCAGGCCTGGACTATGCCGATGCGTCGAAGGTGTCGCTAGGTGACCGCGCGCCGTGGGGCGGCTGGGGTCATGACGGCGCGATCCGGTTCCCCGAGGTCACCGAGTCCGTATACGCGCTAGATCTGCGGCTGAACCACGATCTCGACGGGTTCTTCGACGGCATCGACGTTGGCGTGAACTATACGCATCGGTCGAAAGACAAGTTCGTCGACGACAACGACCTTTTCCTGAACAACGGGCGCCAGCAGACACTGGTCGACCCAAGCGATCTCGTGAGCTCGAGCGACCTCGGCTTCGTCGGTTTCGGCAAGGTGCTGAGCGTCGACCTGCGTTCGGCGCTCGACAAATATTACACGGTTTCGCCGATCCGTGACGCCAACTTCTTCGACAAGAACTGGGCGATCACGGAGGACGTCGTCACCTGGTACGGCAAGCTCAACATCGACTGGGGCCGGTTGAAGGGCAATGCCGGGGTGCAGATCATCAACCAGACCCAGCGATCGAGCGGCGTCATCATCAACGGCGCGAACCCGATCAATCGCACCGACGGCGCAAGCTATACCGACATCCTGCCCAGCCTGAACCTGATCTACGATTTCGGCGGCGGGTTCCGGCTGCGTCTCGCCGCGTCGAAGACGACCGCGCGTCCGCGGATGGACGATCTGCGCGCCAACGTCTCGCCCGGGTTCAACGGTAACGTCTGTAGCGGTCAGACGTGTTCGCCGGGACAGGTCGTCAACCCCTGGTCGGCCAGCGGCGGCAATCCACGTTTGAAGCCGTGGCGGGCGGACGCGCTCGACGCCTCCTTCGAATGGTACGTCAACCCGACGACTTATTTCGCTGTCGCAGGCTTCTACAAGAAACTGAACACCTATATCTATCAGCAGTCCGGCACGTTCGATTTCACCGGCATTCCGATTCCGGCGGGACCGGTGCCCCCGGCCGACGTCATCATCAGTCCGATCGGCCAGATCACGCTGCCCGCCAACGGCAAGGGAGGCACCATCAAGGGCCTTGAATTCTCCGGCTCGTTCAACTTCGGCACGGTCACGAGCTTCCTCGACGGGTTCGGCGTGCTCGGCAGCCTGTCGCTGACCAAATCGAACCTCAACCCGACATCCAACCCCGATCCGACGCAGGAGGTCCGCATTCCCGGCCTCTCGGGCACGATCTACAACGTCACGGCCTTCTACGAACGCGGCGGCTTCCAGGCGCGCGTCAGCCAGCGTTACCGGTCGGCGTTCAAGGGCGAGGTAGTCCAACTATTCGCGACGCGCGGCTTCACCGAAATCCTCGCCGACAAACAGGTCGATGCGCAGATCGGGTATACGATCCCCGGCGGCGCGCTGGAGGGGTTGGGCGTATTGTTCCAGGTCAACAACCTGACCGACTCGCCGTACCGCACGCGGCTCGGCCTCGACGGCGGCGGCACGACGACGGCGAACGGCGGCTCGCTGCTCGAAACCTATGAGAAATACGGCCGGCAATATCTGCTCGGCTTCAACTACCGCTTCTGA
- a CDS encoding cupin-like domain-containing protein, with translation MRAISERHGVTPAIFAEIRAASEPVVLRGLVADWPVVRAGDRWTDYLADAATTVPVPVVRAAPEAEGRLHYNPGLTGTNFVRGPDTLAGFLSALTAEAMKPDPDTLAVQAIAAAEVLPGFAAAHPLPLLPGDVAPRLWIGNRARVAIHNDPMENIAVVAAGRRRFTLFAPEQLPNLYLGPFHLTPAGTPVSMVHLTAPDLTRYPRFADALASAQEAELGPGDALYIPYGWYHHVEALEAANLLVNYWWNPARGDVGSPWDALLHGMMTLRNLPADQRRQWQAMFAHYVFLEGGDPAAHIPPHARGILSASEPRDVAQMRRELIAKLQGAGRGETPR, from the coding sequence ATGCGAGCGATATCCGAACGGCACGGCGTCACGCCCGCGATCTTCGCCGAGATTCGCGCTGCGAGCGAGCCCGTCGTGCTGCGGGGACTTGTCGCCGACTGGCCTGTCGTTCGTGCGGGCGATCGCTGGACGGATTATCTGGCGGACGCTGCCACGACGGTTCCTGTCCCGGTCGTCCGCGCAGCACCCGAGGCGGAAGGGCGGCTGCATTACAACCCCGGCCTCACCGGCACGAACTTCGTGCGCGGACCCGACACGCTGGCGGGTTTCCTCAGCGCACTGACCGCCGAGGCGATGAAGCCCGATCCCGATACGCTGGCGGTTCAGGCGATCGCCGCGGCCGAGGTGCTGCCGGGCTTCGCCGCCGCGCATCCGTTGCCGCTGTTGCCGGGCGACGTCGCGCCGCGGCTGTGGATCGGAAATCGCGCACGGGTCGCGATCCATAACGATCCGATGGAGAATATCGCGGTCGTTGCGGCCGGTCGCCGCCGCTTTACGTTGTTCGCGCCCGAACAGCTTCCCAACCTCTATCTGGGGCCGTTCCATCTGACGCCCGCGGGAACGCCGGTCAGCATGGTCCACCTGACCGCCCCCGATCTGACGCGCTATCCGCGGTTCGCCGATGCCCTGGCGAGCGCGCAGGAGGCGGAGCTTGGCCCCGGCGATGCGCTCTACATTCCGTATGGCTGGTATCACCATGTCGAGGCGCTGGAGGCCGCGAACCTGCTGGTCAATTACTGGTGGAACCCGGCGCGCGGCGATGTCGGGTCGCCGTGGGATGCGTTGCTCCACGGGATGATGACGCTGCGCAATCTGCCCGCCGACCAGCGTCGCCAGTGGCAGGCGATGTTCGCGCATTACGTCTTTCTGGAGGGCGGCGATCCGGCGGCGCATATTCCGCCGCACGCCCGCGGTATCCTTTCCGCGAGCGAGCCGCGCGACGTGGCGCAGATGCGCCGCGAGCTTATCGCGAAGCTGCAAGGCGCTGGCCGGGGCGAGACGCCGCGCTGA
- a CDS encoding glycoside hydrolase family 3 protein: MNGTGRQACIAASIAALAMAMPALAQGAPAPIPASTSTEASVKARADALAEKMTTAEKLRYVFGYFPPMSKDKPADMIPSAGYVPGVPRLGIPTLRESDASLGVANQIEQRKGDVATALPASLALAASFDPDLAYRSGAMIGAEARAKTFNVLLAGGVNLTRDPWGGRTFEYLGEDPLLAGIMAGESIRGVQSNHIVSTVKHFALNPQETLRTMTDAKIGEADLRESDLLAFQIAIERGRPGSVMCAYNKVDGDWACENDFLLNKVLKRDWGYPGWVMSDWGAVHSTVKAANAGLDQQSGRELDKAMFFGAPLAKAVADGSVPAARLMEMNRRILWGVTSTGLIDHPIPTTAQTIDYAANAKVAQEAAEKGSVLLKNDGNLLPLAKIAKRIVLIGAHADVGVLSGGGSSQVRSVGGAPVEIPLTEGAASSFARVTWHASSPLAAIKAMAPGADVTYVDGRDPAVAARAAKAADLAIVFAWQWRTEAQDIETLSLPDNQDALIEAIAAANKRSVVVLETGGPVLMPWLSKVPAVLQAWYPGQRGGQAIANILFGAVNPSGKLPMTFPASEAQAPRPKIPGLAEMKAVDAKRKGGGTYGMVDRDAEVTIPYAEGAAVGYRGYLKSGAKPLFPFGHGLSYTNFRYSALKVEGGDTIRVSFTVTNTGRRAGADSPQVYAVAGRRGGATTRLVGFQRVELAPGETKPVSVTVDPRLIADYDPAQPGWHVAAGSYPVTVGHFAGDAALKGSATLAERRMKP, encoded by the coding sequence ATGAACGGCACGGGTCGGCAGGCGTGTATCGCGGCCTCCATCGCGGCACTGGCGATGGCCATGCCCGCCCTCGCGCAGGGCGCGCCCGCGCCCATTCCGGCCTCCACCTCCACGGAGGCCAGCGTCAAGGCCCGCGCCGATGCGCTTGCCGAGAAGATGACGACGGCGGAAAAACTGCGCTACGTATTCGGCTATTTCCCGCCAATGTCGAAGGACAAGCCGGCCGACATGATCCCTTCGGCAGGGTATGTTCCCGGCGTGCCGCGGCTCGGCATCCCGACGCTTAGGGAAAGCGACGCGAGCCTCGGCGTCGCCAACCAGATCGAACAGCGCAAGGGCGACGTCGCGACCGCGCTCCCCGCCAGCCTCGCGCTCGCCGCCAGCTTCGATCCCGACCTCGCCTATCGCAGCGGGGCGATGATCGGCGCGGAGGCGCGCGCGAAGACCTTCAACGTGCTGCTCGCGGGCGGGGTCAATCTGACGCGCGATCCGTGGGGCGGGCGGACCTTCGAATATCTCGGCGAAGACCCGTTGCTCGCCGGGATCATGGCCGGGGAATCGATCCGCGGCGTGCAATCGAACCACATCGTGTCGACGGTGAAGCATTTCGCGCTCAACCCGCAGGAAACGCTGCGCACCATGACCGACGCGAAGATCGGCGAGGCTGATCTGCGCGAGAGCGACCTGCTCGCGTTCCAGATCGCGATCGAGCGCGGTCGGCCGGGGTCGGTGATGTGCGCGTACAACAAGGTCGACGGCGACTGGGCGTGCGAGAATGATTTCCTGTTGAACAAGGTGCTGAAGCGCGACTGGGGCTATCCCGGCTGGGTGATGTCGGACTGGGGCGCGGTTCATTCGACGGTAAAGGCCGCGAACGCCGGGCTCGACCAGCAATCGGGGCGCGAACTCGACAAGGCGATGTTCTTCGGCGCACCGCTGGCGAAGGCGGTGGCGGACGGCAGCGTCCCGGCCGCGCGGCTGATGGAGATGAACCGCAGGATCCTCTGGGGCGTAACCTCCACCGGCCTTATCGACCACCCCATCCCGACGACCGCGCAGACGATCGACTATGCGGCGAACGCCAAGGTTGCGCAGGAGGCCGCCGAAAAAGGCAGCGTCCTGCTGAAGAACGACGGCAACCTGCTCCCGCTCGCGAAGATCGCGAAGCGTATCGTCCTGATCGGCGCGCACGCCGATGTCGGCGTGCTGTCGGGCGGCGGATCGAGCCAGGTGCGGTCGGTCGGCGGTGCGCCGGTCGAAATCCCGTTGACCGAGGGCGCGGCGTCCTCCTTCGCACGCGTGACGTGGCACGCCTCCTCCCCGCTCGCCGCGATCAAGGCGATGGCGCCCGGTGCCGACGTGACCTACGTCGACGGCCGCGATCCCGCCGTCGCCGCGCGCGCCGCAAAGGCCGCCGACCTCGCGATCGTCTTCGCTTGGCAGTGGCGCACCGAGGCGCAGGACATCGAGACGCTTTCGCTTCCTGACAATCAGGACGCGCTGATCGAGGCGATCGCAGCCGCGAACAAGCGTTCCGTGGTCGTGCTGGAAACCGGCGGCCCGGTGCTGATGCCGTGGTTGTCGAAGGTGCCCGCGGTGCTACAGGCCTGGTATCCCGGCCAGCGCGGCGGTCAGGCGATCGCCAACATCCTGTTCGGCGCGGTCAATCCGTCGGGCAAGCTGCCGATGACCTTCCCGGCGAGCGAGGCGCAGGCCCCGCGGCCGAAAATCCCCGGTCTCGCCGAGATGAAGGCGGTCGATGCCAAGCGAAAGGGCGGCGGCACGTACGGCATGGTCGATCGCGATGCCGAGGTGACGATCCCCTACGCCGAAGGCGCGGCGGTCGGTTACCGCGGCTATCTGAAATCGGGCGCAAAGCCGCTGTTCCCGTTCGGCCACGGCCTGTCCTATACGAACTTCCGCTATTCGGCCCTGAAGGTCGAGGGTGGCGATACGATCCGCGTCAGCTTCACCGTCACCAACACCGGCAGGCGCGCGGGCGCGGATTCGCCGCAGGTCTATGCGGTCGCCGGGCGGCGCGGCGGCGCGACGACACGCCTCGTGGGCTTTCAGCGCGTCGAACTCGCCCCCGGAGAGACGAAGCCGGTCAGCGTCACTGTCGATCCGCGCCTGATCGCAGATTACGATCCCGCGCAACCGGGCTGGCATGTCGCCGCGGGCAGCTATCCTGTCACGGTCGGCCATTTCGCGGGCGACGCCGCGCTGAAGGGCAGCGCAACACTCGCCGAACGAAGGATGAAGCCGTGA
- a CDS encoding LacI family DNA-binding transcriptional regulator, which yields MRRDPERYRAARRSAYRAVDHRQLPHRALIVHGTRALLCRRQTLTNRKPTIDDVAALSGVGRTTVSRVLNDGPNVSAKVRERVLSAVATLGYQVNIQARFLAGGSSRTLALICAADVENEPNSYYQAALEVGALRACAPLGFHLVIHSVVQTRPDLADEIVQLAEDSRATGAMLTPPFSDDPALVRRLERAGCAVVCISPGPLSHGAAPAVGMDDEAAGHALTQALLDLGHRRFGFIKGLEHHLSAEERYRGTLRALADHGLDETAIVAVRGNFTFKSGKDRLPDLLAATLPPTAIICANDDTAVGALFATHQLGLNVPADLSIASFDDTPVSALVWPPLTTIHQPIQELSQRAVHILVDRLKSNGKTGAAALEYLPFTLMIRQSTAAPAA from the coding sequence TTGCGCCGCGATCCCGAACGATATCGCGCTGCCCGGCGATCCGCGTACCGGGCGGTTGACCATCGCCAGCTTCCTCACCGCGCGCTGATCGTCCATGGCACGCGCGCGTTACTTTGCCGGAGACAGACGCTGACCAACCGCAAGCCGACGATCGACGATGTCGCCGCGCTGTCGGGGGTTGGCCGGACCACCGTGTCGCGCGTCCTGAACGACGGCCCCAACGTCAGCGCAAAGGTGCGCGAGCGGGTGCTGAGCGCGGTCGCGACGCTCGGTTATCAGGTCAACATCCAGGCGCGCTTCCTGGCCGGGGGCAGCAGCCGGACGCTGGCGTTGATCTGCGCGGCGGACGTCGAGAACGAACCCAATTCCTATTATCAGGCGGCGCTTGAGGTCGGCGCGCTGCGCGCCTGCGCCCCGCTCGGCTTCCATCTCGTCATCCACAGCGTCGTCCAGACGCGACCCGACCTTGCCGACGAGATCGTTCAGCTGGCGGAGGACAGCCGCGCAACGGGCGCGATGCTCACCCCGCCCTTTTCGGATGACCCGGCGCTCGTCCGGCGGCTGGAACGGGCCGGGTGTGCGGTGGTGTGCATCTCGCCCGGCCCGCTGTCGCATGGCGCTGCCCCTGCGGTGGGGATGGACGATGAGGCTGCGGGGCACGCGCTGACGCAGGCGCTGCTCGATCTCGGGCACCGGCGGTTCGGCTTCATCAAGGGGCTGGAGCATCACCTGTCCGCCGAGGAACGTTACCGCGGTACGCTGCGCGCGCTTGCCGATCATGGGCTGGACGAAACCGCGATCGTCGCGGTGCGCGGCAATTTCACCTTCAAATCGGGCAAGGACCGGCTGCCGGACCTGCTCGCAGCCACCCTACCGCCAACCGCGATCATCTGCGCCAACGATGACACCGCGGTCGGCGCATTGTTCGCCACGCACCAATTGGGCCTGAACGTCCCTGCCGACCTGTCGATCGCCAGCTTCGACGACACCCCCGTCTCCGCCCTCGTCTGGCCGCCGCTGACGACAATCCACCAGCCGATCCAGGAGCTGAGCCAGCGCGCCGTGCACATCCTGGTCGATCGGCTGAAGTCGAACGGCAAGACGGGGGCGGCCGCGCTGGAATATCTGCCGTTCACCCTGATGATCCGTCAATCGACCGCCGCCCCCGCGGCCTGA